In the Glycine max cultivar Williams 82 chromosome 6, Glycine_max_v4.0, whole genome shotgun sequence genome, tttttttgtcttaatcagtaaaagagaattttaatcttgttaACTATTTTGGATGGACAGATATTAAGTTACTACAGAAGTAACTCTGTAATGTTctcttcataataaataaaaaaaaatctgtgtgatgttactttatttttaaaaaatgtgtatattaaattttataaatccaagtttaaatattttgatataatttcagTTATCatgcacataattttttttgacaaatcagacatttataattatgtatttttcttacTTGAATACAGTATGTAATTTTATAACCAACATTAACTATactatttttttgaagaaagaaaaaagtttaacaTACATTAATTGCGTACTGGGTATGGATGTATTGACAAGATCAAATTAACCCGACGAACCAGGTTGAGCTCATAagacaaaagtaaaaaatgggCATGTTTGACcccattttaatatttatttatttatttatttgtaaatttatCTATCTACCTATCTATTTATAATAGTGAAGCTTTgcaaaataacaaaagaaaataatttataacttatataaaaatgatttaatcatattttgtcTTCGgctataaaatcattttaattaaacatataacaagaacttattcaataaatatttaattaagttatttatgCAAATACACCTTAATCATATAAGAAAATCACATGAACATAGATATATAGACTtagaaagatattttgattaaggAATCTATAGTACTGAATACAAATCGATGCAAGTTTTTTTGTGAAGTACTTAGAAAATCGAGTTTTAATGTACATTGTCATTGACAtgaacaatttaattttaagtgataTATTTATTAGGTCAGCTAAATTATGTTTACTGCCGGGGAAGAACCTAAATTCCTACTAAAATAAACGTACTGGAATGAAGTTACGATTTAAAAACgaaaaattaatgtaatgtGATCAGCGACATGTCAAGATAGGTCACCAAAGTTTCTAAGATCATCATTATGTTTTTCACGTGTCGAGATCCCAGCAACTGTGAGTGTAATGGGAAAGCACAAGTGGTTGAGTCAAAGTAGGTGGTGTCCTTGTCTAGACACATTGCGGTTCATGTTGGAATTTTTTTCCCCAGTtcgattatttatttgttattattattaggtttaattgtaatttttataatcaattttttattattttatgaattttattacttaagttttattttcacaaactttatcatttaattctcataatttcatgaattttatcattaaaatttctttttcacaaattttacctttcaaattttttatttttatatattttatcatcacATTAAtgataaaacaatataaaaaattaattttctaaattattatatattagttaTAGATATAACTGatctaaaaattgatttttttatattgactgTAGTTAGGACGGAtgtaaaaatttactttttacatGGATGATAATTACAAATGATATTCAAagtcaaaattatttatcttaggttaacaatacataaaaattgaaaatttttgtgataaaatttgtaaaaataaaatttgagtggtaaaatttataattaaaccttattattattattattattattattattattaaatatttattttttagaaaattataattatcaatgaTAGCATAAAAAATTCATTCGTATTTCCTTactgaaataatattttatttttctggccAGCAgataatttagaaattaatttttagcttATGGGGATTGACTCAATTGAGCACTTCGCGGGCCAAGTGGGTGCTTCTCATGGCATAGATAGCATTGGAGGCATAATCAACTAATTCACAAAATCGTACAATGTTCTTGCGTTTCTCATTTGCATTGGTCCCACCAACTCGCGTGACACATTTACCACCATCAACATCCcaccttataaattataattgtttaatttaagTTCTAAATGGCGTGGAACCATGCATAGTGATGTTTTCAATGAGGCCACTTTGGGGTGGCATTTGTAggatttgtttcattttttaaaatgagtatAAAGTtatagttttagatttttttactgGTTATAATTATAGATTTAAAGATTAAGAGAATTTtcgaaaaataaaagattacgAGAATTAATTTAGTAATAAGTGTTGAAGGGAGGCTACACAGAAGGATCTATTTTGTAAAAGGGTTTTGGGGTACCCTTGTCTAATTAAGGaggtttatttaattataattttaaaatatttttttattttaatttttttgacgtatttaataaagatttttaaataatagaaataagttttgtagtattcaattaatattattaggattttttaagaaattcaataAAGTTCTTTGgtgtttaattgaaaatttttacaacttaaaaaaagtcttctcatatataaaagtatacaaattttgatagattctttcttataataaattttaatgaatttcataagattttttataaaaaaaaatacatattaaataaTCTCATTCAAACCCTTAAGATTTTCGGagactttcttttttctttattttctttcaaattgacatatttttcttttttcatcacACATAATTCCTATCTTTTCGTTGAAAGtaataaacatttataaattttttttactctttcgaCCAATGGTTAACATATCTTGGAACATGTAATATGAGAGTTTTTTCAATTCTTTGAATTTGAGAGTCATCTTAATTACGTGCTTATAGATATAAATGAATGTGAATATATATGACAAATGAGAAATATATAGTTCTAATGAAAGTGAAAAGTTGACTgatatataaatgaataaatatataaataagatttaaaataattatttgacatGTTTTTTGTTTGATGAGATCATTATTGTAGGAataactataaatatttatactattcacatacatatataatttttatataattgacaTGATTGATTATTGGAAGGGAATGAATTTATTGTGCTTGTAAATATGTTGGGCAAAATTGATTTGTTATATAGCATGTTTATGATTCTTTGTATAAGATGAGTTTTATTTAAAGTGTTAAAAGAATTTATGGatctttatcaataattttgaatgttttaaaaaaatttacagaaTCTTTTTAAAtcctaaaaatttatattattcttttaaatcttatgaattcatattttataaatcgATTAAAATCTAAACTACAATATCCTAATCagaaaagtctttttttttttttttaaatcattacaTTCTTacaaagtcttttaaaatctaTAGATTCTTTATGtcaaaatagtattttaaaatcctaatttaATATACTCCCCTAAATCTAttattttgctgataaaaaattaatttttacaatcttatattattattaggaTCTGAATCTCAATCATAAAGcttaaatcaataatttaatttataaattcaaagtTGATAATTGGTATGAGTACGATTTTACAGAGAGTACAAATTTACGTAGTATGTTATTGTTATctcatattttcataattatttgtatgtatttttttttatcttgtaaccaatttttttcttttatctttatgtaTCACGTCACTCCtacgtttttttcttttttgtcttccTGCCTTATGTAAAaattacagtaaaaaaatatattgaaaactaATATGGACTATTACTTTTTGTTATTTGTCAATTTGAGTTAGTACGCTTTTCATAGTAAACTTTTTGTTATTTCTAACATCATTATTCTTATAATTGATACTTTTGATTTTtcccattaataaaaaaattgatacttttgaaaaacatatCATGTTTTAAAGacgttatatatttatttgtttattttaactaCTTTTTAAGTTCTGGATGAATCCATGACGTATCAGTTGTGTGATTAATCTTTAGTCCCTTTTAAATTTGTCTTTCTGAATTCTGATGATTACCGAACTCCCCACACGAAAATCACTTCTCTCCCCATGTGTTTCACTTTAGAAATTCTaaccatgatttttttattttatttttttatcagaatgAACGATCACGAATACTTCGTCCACAAATTCGAATCTCCCAAAACGGATTAGACAATAAAGATAGCCTTTCATTCGGAGAAACACAACATTTGTTGCCATTTCTAcaaacagaaagaaaataaaagaaggaatTTCATAACATATGCTAATAAAAGGACCACACGCTTACGGAAAACAGTGAAATGAGCTTCCAAAATAGAATGGTATCGAATTAATTACAGAACAGTAGGTTATCAACTTCCATTTCGTTTAACGTGCGTGTATTTGCAACCATTAAAAATGTTAACTAAGTTTAGGTCAAAACTTGTGTCATGCTCTTTGTTAGGTCGCTGTCATGCAAGCTTCAACTCTTGCCAAATTgcccaataatatatatatatatatataaaccttattcactaaaaaaattaataactaagtTTGTCTTTTAAAGTGTGAGACACGATAAATTTATCTCTGTAAAAAATGCgataatttaatgacaaattgatctttaaattttgtaacttaatgttaaattgatcctaaaaaatataacttattattaaattgatttttgaacattacaatttaataataaaattatcttataaataTAATGACAAGGTTAATTTGTTATACTTTTTTCACATCAAGAGActaaatttgtattttcatcttttaagaattaatttattaccGCAACacattttttaggaaaaatttaactatttattttttttttaaaaaaaacattattcccTTGAGTAGTATCAATGGATGTCATGCTTGATTCCCATCTAACCCATCCCTTAATTTAGTGGTATTAATAGGGCAACTTTGGATGATGCATAGGAAtcgtttattattatgtttttaaaaaaaaaaaaatagaaatcattACCATCCATTAGTTCTGACCAAGTGCGCTTTGGGATTGGCTGAGAAGGATGGACAACAATCTTAGCATAAAACAATCTTAGTTCTAGACAACATTTACTTATTGATCTAATTAAAATACACTTATGGTGTTGCATTCCTATCTTaacataaataacataaattattatatataataaaattattgtttttattatgatCAATAGAATTTAGGTGTAGCAAAAGAAATTAATCTCACATAATATGTTCATATGATAGTTTTAGTTTCAATAGAATTGtaagaaatcaaacttttataataattatttaaaagtaatatttaaaatgatttttaagtgatttatagtataattataaatttatatcgTAACTATAAGAAAACTAAActctcaatttaaaaaaataactttaaaaaaattcataatcatGTTCTAGAAAATTCCATCATCAATAAgtagaacataaaacaaaaatccATCACCAAAAAGTCAATTAAGAGACATGAACAAAATTCTAAcgttaaaatcaaatttcaactAAACAATATCAAAATCAACTAAGAATACAGATAAAAAATTCAACATATAAACTCTAGACTAAGAACAACATCAAAATTCTAccataaacaattttaaaatcaacTAAGAACACATAGCAAATTCAACTAAGAACGTAAAATCTTATTCTAGCATCAGTaatcaaaatagaaacaaacaaaaaggtaGAGTGAAATTCAACCAACAATACAAAACACCccaaactaaaaacaaaattacataaaGAAACGTTGAGTCATAAGACAAATCAAAATCCtcaataattttgattagatgcaaataaTTACTTAGTTTTAAAGTTGCATCTTAAAATCTATTGGATGATATCTAAGACAGtccttttactaaattgtttttggataattttgaaatatgtttCAGATTGACATGTCCAAAGTTTTTGTGTCAAATCCATCTCTCATCTTCTCTGGATAGTAGACATGTTACATTCTACTTACTAAGATCTATCAGATCAATCTCATAAAATTGTTGTGTCATCTGGTAGTAACAAATAATTTGTCATCTTTTGTGTTGACTATACAGTTGTCTTTATTGaatgatataatataatcattgtAACAAAATTGACTTATGCTCAGTAGATTATACTTTAAACCTTCAACATATAAGACATTATCTATAGAAGCTAGAGAAGGAATACCAATTTTACATATACCAATAATCTTTCATTTGCCCATGCCTCCAAAGGAAATTACTCCTCCTTCAAGTGGCTTTAGGTTGAGGAACATAGATCTTTCCCTTGTCATGTGTCGTGAGCAACCACTGTCCAGGTACCAGCTTAAACCATGGATATCTGTAACAAAAACAATCTGAGATTTCGGTACCTAAATCATTTTGGGTCCAATAGCATTAGTACCCTTAGACATTTGTTTCTTCTTATGGATGCATTTGAACTTAGAATGTCTAGACTTACCATAGAAGTCACATTTGTTTGTATCAGATTGTGACTTAGAGGAAGTTTTCGCCTTTTCTAAGTCTAAGCCAGACTTATCATGATGATGTTGATGGAATTTTAAAATCACGAGTAAATTTTTTGAACTTTCCATGAACTTCCCAAAGTCTTTTGTAAGATAGGCTACCTCCTCTCTTAGTTTTTCAACTATGGAGGATTTTTTGCCTTACTAGCTTAGCTCAGATTCTCTTCCAGagtttggattttctttttcagaacttcatttgatttctttagctcaatattttcacaaataaatgCTTTGACCTTTTCTTTATACTTTTTGCACAGAAGAGAAATCATTTGAGAGTTCTGAAGAAGAACATCATAAGACATCTCTTCTTCATCGTTTGATGAAGTAATGGAAGAAGTTTCAGATTTTCTTTTGGAGGAGTGCTggagttttcttttcttgttcaaCATCTGTTTGAAATTTCTAGGCATAAGAGTCACTTCATCATCAGTGGAATCTTTAAGATGTTGTCTGATCTATCAGACTCGACCATATGCACTTTAAAAGCTTCGAGTGtgctcttcttttcttctcttttggaGTTAGTTTCTCTAGACTTGAGGACAACAAAATCTTTTTTGGGTAGATGATCTGTATTCGGAAGATGGACTTCGTGGACTTTTAGGATACCCAACAATTCATCGCACGCAAGAGTTTTTAGGTTTCTAGCCTATTGAATGGTTGTTAGTTTTGGTTCTCACACCTCCGAAAAGTTGTCTAAAATCTTCAGATTTATCAGAGCTTTGGTGAAAGTGTGTCTTAGAGCTTGAAGCCCATTCAGAAGAACTTGAAGTCCATTTAGAAGAACTTGAAGTCTTCCAAACATTTCATCCACAGACGTTTCGTCCTTCATGGTGAAGCTCTCATAATGTCTTGTCAAAGTGACAACTTTTGTTAGTTGAACATCGTTTATACCTTCATAGTTGATACTCAATGAGTCCCAGATCTCTCTGGTTTTCCTCAATCTACAAATTTTGTTGTACTTATTTCTAGACAAAGCACAATCAGAGTATAACGAGTGTTAAGTCAAAATACATTTATGTCTTAAAGATGAATGTAGActcctaattattttgattagattcaaataaattcaaatagtAAAAGTTGTATTTGATGTGTTATCAGATCATGACCTATACCTTTGCGTTTGTATTTTCAGACGATACATCCATAAGACAAATTTGGCATAACATTTATGGAGTACATTTAAAAACTTCATTTAATATTCCGTGTTTGAGATTCTTTCATACACAAAATGTTCTCCTAGAATTTGTCAaagtcctatgaagaataaatgaagttcaTAGTCTGGAAGCGTTGATCCTCATCAAAAGCCGCACCCTGTTGGTGCAAACCTACTATGATGAAATAAGTAACTTTCCAACTGAAGTACAAGACACGCTAGCCTATCAATATGGATTTTGCATGAAGAAGAGACGTGCATTTAATGCAAGTATTAAATTTTTCAATGGACTCAAGATTTCAGACAAAGAATAAAGTAAAGAATTCAATCGTTGTAAGACAATGAATACTTGAAGATGAATGCTATAAATAGAAGAAGCTTTGAACAAATAAGATAAGaattatcttttggaaacaTACTAAGCTCTCAAAGCACCTTGTAAACCTTTAGAGAAAAGACTAAAGTGTTGAGTGATATATCCATCTGTAAGACGATCACAAATTAGTCATTGTACAAACTTCCTACAaatcttgttgatttgtttagaaCCAACAATGActtggtaggacaaagaatattGGGTTAAAGTCAAGCTTTGGGTAGAGCTTGCATGTGTGAGAGCTAGAAGTGATAGTGAAAAGTACTTGTAACTTTGATAAATTAGTAGAAACTTGGTGGGTTGCCAAAAACTGGACGTAGTCTCGAGTTTGAGATGaaccaatataattttttatgtgctTCCTTTTATTGCTTTAACTGACAAaaggtttgaatttgattttagattttatatcTTGTTTTGATTTACCAAGAAAATTGTTTTTCTCATCATCTGATGAAGTTTGTATCAAAACCTTCTTTAACTATTTTTAGGTTTATCTATACCAGACGATAAACATGTTTTCAGTCTTagaaaaagatttaaatttctttgaaaacacaattcaacccCTCTTCTTGTATTATTTGCTTCTACAACGAGCTTTTGTATTTAGCTTCAATATAACAAGGTTTGTGACTGTCCATTCTGCTTCTGGTTTAGGGATGGATATGTCTCCATTTGTAATAATCAACTAGAGTCTAAAATTAATGGACTTTATGTACATCTCCATTTTGTCTTTCCAATAAGGATAGTCTCTCTTGTGAAGTCTGTCGACCATGTGAGGGATGTTCCCTCAATAATAAATTgactattgttgttgttatctaCCACTATGATCTTTTCTTCTAGACATTATTAGGTGCCAAACCTTTAGAAGctaagctctgataccaaattgtaaagacaaatatcacaagaatgggggttgaattatgattttataatttttaaatcattttcttccaaaaatgaTGTTATCGTCTTATGAcagttttaataaaaacatataacatatttttacaAATAGATTCATACGAcacaaattttgtaaaaaacacaaagtattaaaaaaattcaaattcaaaactttgGTCAATTTAAAGCAGAAGAGAAGCAAAAACATATGACATAGAGGTTTATACTAGTTTGTCTCAACCACTAAGATTACGTCTAGGTCTTGACAGACCACTAAGTTTCACTATCTTTACAAAGATACAAGTATTCTGTCATGCTACTTATGATTCTATAAATTAAGCTTTACCCAAGCTTGACACAACACATTATTCTTTATCTTATCAAGACATTGCTGACTCTATACAAGTCAAATagatttgttgtttgtttgcACAATGACTAACTCTATAAGCGTCTTAAAGACAAATATACAATCTTTGCACTTAGTCTATTCTCTCAAAGAGTTCAAGTTGTTTTGAGGGCTTCTCTAAACTTTACAAGAATTTACAGATAGCTTTTATtagaaagaatttgaaaatgaacacTTAGGTTTGTAACCCATTTCTTCATAGACTTTGGTATATATAGGCTTTTATCTTTAAGTGCCTGTTGTCTCACAACAGATGGATTCACTTAAGCATGTGTTTGATGCTTATGGTTGTTTGAGCATTTAATGTTTGCATTAAATGAATGTCCTTCTTCGTGTAGTGAAATCACTTTGATCAGCTTTCTATAGAACAGTTCAGCAGAAAACCACTTCCTTTTGGTCAAAGCAGGTCTACACAATAAAACATGTCTATTGATGAATAATAGAGAATATTCGTAGTTAGCAATTTTTTGAATGTTTCAATGTTAGTTCCTAGAGTTGTGCATGCTGTCATTTACGTGCCATATTTGTAGGGGTAGTTTCTCATACGGTTACGTCTTGCACTTTCTATATATATTGTATTGTAAACTCACACTAAGATACATGAGAGTTTCATTTCTTTATGGTATCCAgagccacaatttttttttttcacgttCATCTTCATCCATGGCCAACTCAAGCTCTTCTCTCTTGACACTTGCTAATAACAACACCTCCAACCTAAGCCTTCAACATCCACCCATTACCATAAAATTAGACAGAGACAACTATTCACGGTGGAGATCCACAATAATTTCTGCTCTTGAGACCTTTGAACTTGAGTCTTTCATCCTTTCTCTTGCACCTCCGAGTGAGACACGCATCACTACAACCTTCGATGGTGTTTCAATACCGGAACCCAACCCAGATTTCTTCTGTGGAAAAAGAAAGATCGCCTTGTTCTTCTTTGGATCAAGTTCACACTGTCTGAGAGGGCTCTCTCCATCATGGTCCGTGCATCATCTTCTCACATGGAATGGACTGCCATTGATAAAACCTTTCAAGCCCAAACCAGAGCTCATCGTATGGCTCTAAAAGCTCAACTCCAAACCCTTAACAAAGGTTCTCTTTCGATGATTGAGTATATTAAGCATAAACTCTCCATTGCAGATTCCCTTGCTGAAAATCTTCACCCCATATCAGATGAGGATCTTGTTGGTTATCTCTTGAGTGGCCTAGACTCTTCTTATGGTCATTTTTCCATTGCCTTTATGATGAAGGATGCTTATGCCTCAGTTGATGATCTTGCTGGCCTGCTTCTTCAAGAAGAGGCCCGCTTGGAACAAGACCATGCACGTCACGCTACACCCGTAACCCTACCCTCTCAAGTCCCTCCTCTTTTACCTACTCCCACTGCATACACTGCCACACATTGTTCGACCAGACCTGCACCAAACAACACTCAGTCCAACAACTCTGGTTCATTTCAAAACCATTCCTATGACAATCGCCACAGGCGTCCTACATGCCAAATATGTAACAAACCAGGACATGAAGCCATTGATTGCTAGCAGCGTAATAACCATACAGATTACCCCTCTAGGCATCCCAATCCATGAATTTCATCACATCAAGCACATGTTGCCGAATCTGGAACCTCCTAATCCGTCATGGACCCCTCCTGGTACTTTGACTCAGGTGCAGCCGATCATGTAACTCCTGATCTGCATAAGCTTTCCATCGCAAATGAATATAGTGGTGATGACAAGCTCAAGGTTGGAAACAATACACATTTATCTATCACCCATGTTGGCTCATCTTCTTTACCTCCTCTCAAATTACCTTTTGTATTTGTGGTCCCTCACTTAACAAAAAATCTTCTAAGCATCTCACAACTTACACGTGATAATAATGTTGTCCTTGAATTTTGGTCCACTCATTGTAATGTCAAGAATTTTCAGGGAAAAACTCTGCTCCAAGGAGACATTAACAATGGTCTATATCGACTACCTTTCCACAATAAAGCTTCAGTTTCAACCCTTGCTTTCACTGTTGTGCGTACCACACTCCATGGTTGGCATCAACGTTTGGCTCATCCACATGAGACTCTCTTAAGGCGcctcatttctttttttcaactACCAATCTCAAGTAATAAATTTCCAGATGTGTGTGAACCTTGCGAACAAGGGAAAAGTCACCATTCTCATCTCCCAACATCTCATGTTGCATCTGCCAAACCATTCGAACTCTTGTATTTTGATGTTTGGGGGCCATCCCCACATTTATCAATCAATGGAAATCGTTAATTCAttctttttattgatgattgCACAAAATTTATATggatttattttctctctaacAAATCACAAGTCTATAATACATTTGTGCAATTTCAAAAAATGGTTAAGACTCAATTCAATTGCCACATTAAGTCTCTACAATCTAACTGGGGAGGTGAATATCACAATGTTTCATAATTCCTGCAAAAACATGGCATTAATCACCGCATTTCATGCCCATATACCCAGGAACAAAATGGTGTCGCTGAGCACCATAATCGTATTATTGTTGAGAAAGGTCTTACCCTCTTATCCCAATCATCTCTTCCTTTCACTTTCTGGGAACATGTTTTTAAAACCCAACCTACCTCCATAACCGTACCATCACACCATTACTTACTTTCCAATCCCCCTATCAAAAGCTATATCACCAACCTCCTGATTATAGCTTTCTCAAAACCTTTGGTTGCTTGTGTTACCCATTCCTTCGTCCTTATCACCAATACAAAATGGATTTCCGCTCCTTACCATGTGTGCTTTTAGGGTACAACACTTCACATAAGGGGTATTTATGTTTTCACAGACCCACTTTAAGAATATACATCTACCGTCacgttattttcaatgaaaccgTCTTTCCCTATGCCACCCAACCGCCACCTGTACACTCTACTACACCACCAATTCACCTTGCCACGACCCTACATCTCCTTGAACAAGTCACAGTAGTTCCCACTATAACTACTCCACCGACCCCACCACTTTCACCCTCTCCCTCTACTGTACCTAACACACAAACACCTATCACTCCTTCATACCAACAACCCACAACTAACTCACGTGCAAAACACACTCAACCTTCACAATCTCACTTTCGGCCTGCTGAAAACACAACCAATCCTATGGTCACATGAGCTCGTACAAACTCCCTCAAGCCAAAAACATTTTCGGCTACCATTATTTCTTCTCCCACTGTTGAACCCCGCATGTATCAACAAGCCATGCAACATTCCTACTGACAACATGCAATGTCCAATGAATTTTGTGCCCTACTCAATAACAAAACGTGGTCTCTTGTCCCACGTCCTCCCCATGTGAACCTTGTGGGTTACAAGTGGATTTTTCGTATTAAACAAAGATCAGATGGTTTTATTGAGCGTCATAAGGCACGCTTGGTTGCTCAGGGTTATAGTCAGGAACATGGTATTGACTATTTTGACACGTTCAGCCCCGTTATTAAGCCAACTACAATCTAG is a window encoding:
- the LOC113001862 gene encoding uncharacterized protein; the protein is MVRASSSHMEWTAIDKTFQAQTRAHRMALKAQLQTLNKGSLSMIEYIKHKLSIADSLAENLHPISDEDLVGYLLSGLDSSYGHFSIAFMMKDAYASVDDLAGLLLQEEARLEQDHARHATPVTLPSQVPPLLPTPTAYTATHCSTRPAPNNTQSNNSGSFQNHSYDNRHRRPTCQICNKPGHEAIDC